The Desulfovibrio fairfieldensis sequence CAGGTATTCGCTCACGGTCACGAAACGCTGGCAGCCGCCCGCGCGCAAGTCCGCAATGATCCGGGGCAGATCGTCCACCGTGCTTTTGTGTGTATCATGAAAGAGAAAGATGCCGCGCAACGAGCCTGTGGGATAGGCATAGCCACGCGTGCTGCGCAGTTTGGCGTAGTCCGGAGGCAGGCCTTTCCAGTCGCGGCTGTCCAGGGACCAGAGTACCACGGAAAGGCCCAGAGACTCGGCGGTTTCCACGGTGTTGTGGTCAAACGCGCCGTAGGGCGGCCGCAGGAAAAGCGGCGTGGCCCCCAGGGAACGCAGAATGGCGTCGGTACGGCGGATTTCCTCGTCCTTGCGCTCCGATGACAGCAAGCGGAGGTTGGGATGGGAATAGGAGTGATTGCCTATTTCATGGCCTTCGGCCACGATGCGCCGGACGATGCCCGGATGAAGTTCAGCCTGCTTGCCCAGCAGAAAAAAAGTGGCCGGGATGCCGTACTGGTCGAGCATGTCCAGAAGCTGGGGCGTATTGCGCGAGGGGCCGTCATCAAAGGTAATGGCGCAGAGGTTCTCGCTCATGCGCTGATCCATAATGTTGTTGCCGTCCACCACACGGGCCAAAACGCTTTGGGCCGCCAAAAGCATACAGCCGCATAACGCGGCCGCTCTGAGTTGTTTCCATGGGAATTTCATTGTGCTGTCCGTTACCCCTGAGTCATTGATTAAGCTCTATCACTCCGCAAACCGCCCCGCAAGTCGAGGTGCGGCATTCGCGCGAGCTTTTAAAAAATTATTGTTTAAAATTAATGAGTTAATATTTTGTTTTTGTAAAAATTTTTTTACTCGATGAATTCCGCTTGACTCTGGAGCCTGTTTCGCATACTTAAATGTCTCCCGACGAGGGCAGTTAGCTCAGCTGGTAGAGCACCGCCTTCACACGGCGGGGGTCACAGGTTCAAGTCCTGTACTGCCCACCACGGAGCGGTAGTTAAGACGGTTATAACGCCGGCCTGTCACGCCGGAGGCCGAGGGTTCGAGTCCCTTCCGCTCCGCCAGCTAGTTCAAGAGGGTCAGTCCAAAGCT is a genomic window containing:
- a CDS encoding polysaccharide deacetylase family protein; the protein is MLLAAQSVLARVVDGNNIMDQRMSENLCAITFDDGPSRNTPQLLDMLDQYGIPATFFLLGKQAELHPGIVRRIVAEGHEIGNHSYSHPNLRLLSSERKDEEIRRTDAILRSLGATPLFLRPPYGAFDHNTVETAESLGLSVVLWSLDSRDWKGLPPDYAKLRSTRGYAYPTGSLRGIFLFHDTHKSTVDDLPRIIADLRAGGCQRFVTVSEYLEGVLDPEPGLLMTRRPVGGEPGQMPLAARHTVEGVEESAELPPTRGWPAGTGPLPLARSSKPWQPESNAAPFSGQALDQHERGGASPQSTLPTGLSLRPSPRPGAPAPLS